Proteins from a single region of Leucoraja erinacea ecotype New England chromosome 25, Leri_hhj_1, whole genome shotgun sequence:
- the wsb2 gene encoding WD repeat and SOCS box-containing protein 2: protein MDEYIECNAEPRSLLVAKLVPNRSPELDFKSGCETWGVAFSPDGSYFAWSQGYNIVKLIPWPLEDRRISHKIASRLKLDRKGRSQCGEKIIDCGQNVWGLAIGAPQPENGGRSTVNQSKCVSRISGMVLATGLANGEIKLWEVPSAHLLFNLKGHQSVVRSIAFISNENFMLVSASRDTTLRVWDLQQGGNLLHLLDDHREWVYCCAVSPDSSKLCSVGGGKTLQVLLWSTISYTVIRKLEGHNADVVSCEFSPDGALLATASYDTHVIIWDPHTGESLMKLRHCSPAAATLDVDDGFRSAFVRAVSFSQEGLNLASVTDDRLLRIWSLDLQRPITVAPLANGLCCTFSPHGGVLATGTRDGHVQFWTVSRVLPTLQHICRSTLRHVMSTQQIMLLQMPKKIKEFLTYKSF from the exons AACCTAGGTCTCTTTTGGTTGCAAAGCTTGTACCCAACCGATCTCCTGAATTGGATTTTAAATCTGGCTGTGAAACTTGGGGTGTGGCATTTTCACCCGACGGCTCGTACTTTGCCTGGTCACAAGGATACAACATCGTAAAATTGATTCCTTGGCCACTTGAAGACCGCAGAAT AAGCCATAAAATTGCAAGTCGTCTAAAATTGGACAGAAAAGGAAGAAGTCAATGTGGGGAAAAGATAATCGATTGTGGTCAGAATGTGTGGGGGTTAGCAATTGGTGCACCCCAGCCTGAGAATGGAGGTCGGTCGACAGTGAACCAAAGCAAATGTGTGTCTCGGATCTCGGGGATGGTCCTCGCCACAGGTCTTGCCAATGGAGAAATCAAACTGTGGGAAGTGCCTTCTG CACATCTACTTTTCAATTTAAAAGGACATCAGTCTGTGGTGAGGAGTATTGCTTTTATCTCCAATGAAAACTTCATGCTGGTCTCTGCATCACGAGACACGACTTTGCGGGTGTGGGACCTACAACAGGGCG GTAATCTACTGCATTTATTAGATGATCACAGAGAATGGGTCTATTGTTGTGCTGTGTCTCCTGACTCGAGCAAGCTTTGCTCCGTGGGAGGAGGAAAGACT TTGCAGGTTCTCCTGTGGAGCACAATTTCGTATACAGTGATTCGGAAACTCGAAGGACATAATGCTGATGTAGTTTCGTGTGAGTTTTCCCCTGATGGAGCTTTATTAGCAACTGCATCGTATGATACACACGTAATCATATGGGACCCACACACTGGAGAAAGCCTGATGAAGCtgag ACACTGTTCACCAGCTGCTGCTACTCTGGATGTCGATGATGGTTTCAGGAGTGCCTTTGTACGAGCAGTCTCATTTTCCCAGGAAGGTCTAAATCTTGCCTCGGTGACTGATGATAG ATTGCTGAGAATTTGGTCCTtggatttacaaaggccaataacAGTTGCCCCTCTGGCCAATGGCTTgtgttgtacattctctccacatgGTGGTGTACTGGCTACAGG GACACGAGACGGTCATGTTCAATTCTGGACTGTATCGAGGGTCCTGCCAACTCTACAACACATTTGTCGCAGTACTCTACGCCATGTGATGTCAACCCAGCAGATTATGCTCTTGCAAATGCCAAAGAAGATAAAAGAGTTTTTAACTTACAAGTCATTTTAG